A window of Primulina huaijiensis isolate GDHJ02 chromosome 9, ASM1229523v2, whole genome shotgun sequence contains these coding sequences:
- the LOC140983900 gene encoding cucumisin-like, giving the protein MARIAIFSLLYPFLFSYLVLNCHCQERKLHVVYMGDRPHGDVSIASKHHAMLHKVIGRASLAKDSLVYSYGRSFDGFAAKLTDAEAKRISEMEGVVSVNPNHVYKLHTTRSWDFMNLTLNNVGSPKESDVIIGLLDTGIWPEHPSFNDTGFGSPPAKWKGTCTGQNFTCNNKIIGARYYNSDNSSNISDIQSPRDSEGHGTHTASTAGGVEVAGASYFGLAEGIARGGVPNSRIAVYKVCWASGCSYADILKAFDDAIADGVDIISVSLGSPWPSDYFDDPIAIGSFHAMTNGILTSNSAGNSGPDPVTVSNFAPWSLTVAASSIDRKFVARMELGNGQILTGIIINAFDLNGTSYPLIWGGDGANYTIGSSPDIARFCINGAMSTDKVAGKIVFCEALADGSAILAANGIGTIMSDVLVVNPDVAFSWPLPATLISPEDGKTVLDYIRSTEIPTATIFFSDAWKDVMAPKVVSFSSRGPSAISPDILKPDITAPGVDILAGWSPLAPSTVYYGDTRSTLFNIISGTSMSCPHASGAAAFVKAAHPNWSPAAIKSALMTTAHVMDPSKHEDLEFSYGSGQINPVAARDPGLVFDASERDYVNFLCKQGYNASTLSLVTGDNSTCNNIAPGRGWDLNYPSFSLYVKDGEKISATFTRTVTNVGAANSSYTATLYMPPLFSVTVEPSVLVFSDIGESKTFTVNVTGPVISQRPITSGSIKWMDGTHVVRTPLVVYNYLPGAPYNLDLEQAYSMTMESLAFKHSTVYQKSGMGHNRAHPQFL; this is encoded by the exons ATGGCCAGAATAGCTATATTTTCTTTGCTATATCCTTTTCTGTTTTCATATCTAGTACTGAACTGCCACTGCCAAGAGAGAAAG CTTCATGTCGTCTACATGGGAGATCGGCCTCACGGGGATGTATCGATTGCTTCAAAGCATCATGCCATGCTGCATAAAGTTATTGGAAG AGCTTCATTAGCCAAAGACTCATTGGTATACAGTTATGGGCGAAGCTTCGATGGATTTGCAGCCAAATTGACCGATGCGGAAGCCAAGAGGATTTCAG AGATGGAAGGAGTTGTTTCGGTGAACCCAAACCATGTGTACAAACTTCATACTACGAGGTCATGGGACTTCATGAATCTCACTTTAAACAATGTAGGAAGTCCTAAAGAATCAGATGTTATCATTGGACTCCTCGATACTG GAATTTGGCCCGAGCATCCGAGTTTCAATGACACTGGTTTTGGCTCTCCACCAGCCAAATGGAAGGGAACTTGCACAGGCCAAAATTTTACCTGCAACAA CAAGATAATCGGAGCACGATACTACAACAGTGATAATTCTTCTAACATCTCAGATATTCAATCTCCAAGAGATTCAGAAGGGCATGGTACCCACACTGCATCAACTGCCGGAGGCGTTGAGGTGGCCGGAGCTAGCTACTTTGGTCTAGCAGAAGGTATTGCAAGAGGTGGTGTACCGAATTCTAGAATAGCAGTGTATAAAGTCTGCTGGGCATCTGGATGCAGTTATGCAGACATTCTTAAAGCATTCGACGATGCAATTGCTGATGGAGTTGATATCATATCAGTCTCCTTAGGATCACCTTGGCCATCTGACTATTTTGATGATCCTATTGCCATTGGATCATTCCATGCCATGACAAACGGAATCTTAACCTCAAATTCAGCCGGAAATTCAGGTCCAGATCCTGTAACTGTTTCTAACTTTGCACCATGGTCACTCACTGTGGCTGCAAGTTCCATTGACAGAAAGTTTGTAGCCAGAATGGAACTTGGAAACGGCCAAATCTTAACG GGTATCATCATCAATGCTTTTGATCTCAATGGAACTTCGTATCCTTTGATATGGGGCGGAGATGGTGCAAACTATACCATTGGATCGAGTCCTGATATTGCAAGGTTTTGCATCAATGGTGCCATGAGCACTGACAAAGTAGCCGGAAAAATCGTCTTTTGTGAGGCACTGGCGGATGGCTCTGCAATTCTTGCAGCTAATGGTATTGGCACCATTATGTCGGATGTACTTGTAGTCAATCCTGATGTTGCATTCAGCTGGCCGTTACCAGCCACATTGATAAGCCCCGAAGATGGCAAAACCGTATTGGATTACATAAGAAGCACCGA GATCCCAACAGCAACCATATTCTTCAGTGATGCCTGGAaagatgtaatggctccaaagGTTGTTTCATTCTCTTCCAGAGGACCGAGTGCCATCAGTCCAGACATTCTCAAG CCTGATATAACCGCACCTGGTGTAGATATTCTTGCTGGTTGGTCACCATTGGCACCATCCACCGTCTACTATGGCGATACCAGAAGCACACTCTTCAATATCATTTCAGGCACATCCATGTCTTGCCCTCATGCAAGTGGTGCTGCAGCATTTGTTAAAGCTGCTCACCCCAACTGGTCTCCAGCTGCAATTAAATCTGCACTCATGACAACAG CACATGTGATGGACCCTAGCAAACATGAAGATCTTGAATTTTCTTACGGCTCTGGTCAAATCAACCCTGTTGCTGCGAGGGATCCTGGACTAGTATTTGATGCATCTGAGAGAGATTACGTCAACTTCCTGTGTAAACAAGGCTACAACGCCTCCACTCTAAGCCTTGTAACTGGGGATAATAGTACCTGTAACAACATAGCACCTGGACGAGGCTGGGATCTCAACTATCCATCATTCTCCCTGTATGTAAAAGATGGCGAGAAGATCAGTGCCACCTTCACGAGAACAGTGACAAATGTTGGTGCAGCAAACTCCAGTTACACTGCTACACTGTACATGCCACCACTATTCAGTGTCACAGTGGAACCATCAGTCCTCGTTTTCTCAGATATCGGAGAGTCAAAGACTTTCACCGTTAATGTAACAGGTCCTGTGATTTCCCAGAGGCCAATCACGTCAGGTTCGATCAAGTGGATGGATGGAACTCACGTGGTCCGGACACCACTAGTTGTCTACAACTACTTACCGGGTGCACCTTACAACCTCGACTTGGAACAAGCATACTCCATGACTATGGAAAGCCTTGCTTTCAAGCATTCTACTGTGTATCAGAAAAGTGGTATGGGACATAACAGAGCTCATCCACAGTTTCTTTAG
- the LOC140984530 gene encoding DNA-directed RNA polymerase IV subunit 1-like isoform X2 has translation MVFKVSSKDVFAKTAIIAEVNEKLGNTSCFEGLPFDYWDIIPKDSTHEQVLQPNRRVLSPAQIYSMLKDVRPRILEALLKRKNSIFLNFLLVTPNSHRVREFGQHITQDETTAMYRKLIDFRGTPNELSARVLDRYKISKLRSEKLSTRQQIYAELSSRNDSAADFSGLKHVKELLLGKRTDHSFRLVVVGDPRIKVDEIGVPIQIAENVLIKDHINLRNWDKLEPGCDLRFFLKGELSVIRNNTLKCIRSKELLQVGDTVSRPLMDGDIILINRPPSIHQHSLIALSVKVLPINSVLSINPLICSPLRGDFDGDCLHGYAPQSVESRVELTELVALNKQLVNGQSGQNLLSLSHDSLSAAYLILEDGVLLSKHEMQQLQMSCSCLPQLPAIVKTSSDTSFWTGKQLFSLLLPTDFEFDFASDGVHVSQGELVTSSHGSSWLRDTRENFFQRLLRHSGEKTLDFLGAAQEVLCEWLFMRGLSVSLLDLCLTSDPQSQNNIMDDISSGLQEAEELSFISSLMVDCNQKFLIESSEDSGKILDFQKERMHVAQQKSEAFSQASISALKKVFRDIQNLVYHYVDDNNSFIGMLKAGSKGNLQKLVQHSMCLGLQHSLVPLSFPIPCHLSCSAWNDQKRHADVTELHGAKELSHSYFPFTVVANSFLSGLNPLECFVLSLTTRDSSFSGHADVSGTLTRKLMFFMRDVVSAYDGTVRNCYGSQIVQFSYCTEDATMAPNDVLGASNVGVGGHPVGSLAACAISEAAYSALDQPVSALGPSPLLAIKKVFECGVKKSRGNKSASLFLSRRLGRWVNGFEYGALEVKNHLERLYFSDIVSEVRICLSLQTNCSTNASPWVCHFLINKEIVEKRRVRLHSVMDALYMQCYAVEAKPKANLPNLRIVCKECSDAVAHSKSNSRICISVSLSERNKKKSHAIDEKNKKKSDLEILRELLVPMLLQTVVKGFLDIKKVDILWKDESNHPKGSSGEIFLRVSMSEKCDKTKFWSVLTNHSLRIRNIIDWDRSHPDDFLDYSDAYGIDIAWQYFVNSLNSAISDTDKSILPEHLIVTANCLSSTGNFLPINAKGLAQQRKEANVYSPLTQAFFSNPSECFIKAAKMGQVDRLQGSIDALSWGQTPLIGTGCQFDVVYNGKGHELSEPADVYGLLRANLESVNKNEKIKLPVKHVTEESNVQRQYFSTKLHRSLPNGKLSAHFSVHEIQKISRSLKRMLQEYAMDCQLSGEDKFTALRALQFHPRWKEKIGAGAMEIKVGRHPKHEESRCFVLVRTDGTVEDFSYHKCVHHALKLIAPQKAKAYGSKWLNGKT, from the exons ATGGTATTTAAAGTATCCTCCAAGGATGTGTTTGCAAAAACTGCAATTATCGCCGAAGTGAATGAAAAACTGGGGAATACGAGCTGTTTCGAGGGTCTGCCTTTCGATTACTGGGATATCATCCCTAAAGATTCAACCCATGAACAAGTCTTGCAACCGAACAGAAGGGTTCTATCACCCGCCCAG ATTTATAGTATGTTGAAAGATGTTCGCCCAAGGATCCTTGAAGCACTTCTCAAAAGgaaaaattcaatctttctCAACTTCTTACTTGTCACTCCAAATAGCCATCGCGTGAGAGAATTTGGGCAGCACATAACTCAG GATGAAACTACAGCTATGTACAGAAAGCTTATAGATTTTAGAGGCACACCCAATGAATTAAGTGCTCGTGTTCTTGACCGTTATAAAATTTCCAAG TTACGCTCTGAAAAATTGTCAACTAGACAACAAATATATGCTGAATTATCATCCAGAAATGATTCTGCAGCCGATTTTTCTgggttaaaacatgtaaaagaGTTATTACTTGGAAAAAGAACAGATCATTCTTTCCGATTGGTGGTTGTAGGTGATCCTAGGATTAAAGTGGATGAAATCGGTGTACCAATTCAAATTGCAGAAAATGTACTGATCAAGGACCATATAAATCTGCGGAACTGGGACAAGCTAGAACCTGGCTGTGACTTGAGGTTTTTTCTAAAAGGAGAATTGTCTGTAATCAGAAACAATACACTAAAGTGCATCAGATCTAAGGAACTGTTGCAGGTCGGAGATACTGTTAGCAGGCCTTTAATGGATGGAGATATTATATTGATTAATAGGCCTCCATCAATCCACCAGCACTCTCTTATTGCATTATCTGTCAAAGTACTTCCAATTAACTCTGTTCTCTCCATTAACCCTCTTATATGTTCTCCACTTCGAGGTGATTTTGATGGAGATTGTCTTCATGGTTATGCCCCGCAATCAGTGGAGTCTAGAGTTGAGCTTACCGAGCTTGTGGCTTTGAACAAACAGCTGGTGAACGGACAGAGTGGTCAGAACCTCTTGTCACTAAGTCATGATAGTTTGTCTGCTGCTTATTTGATCTTGGAAGATGGAGTTCTCTTGAGTAAGCATGAAATGCAGCAGCTACAAATGTCCTGTTCTTGTCTGCCACAGTTGCCAGCTATCGTCAAGACTTCATCAGACACTAGTTTTTGGACTGGAAAACAGCTGTTTAGCCTGCTTTTGCCAACAGATTTTGAGTTTGATTTTGCATCTGATGGTGTACATGTTAGTCAAGGAGAGCTTGTAACATCCTCCCATGGATCATCTTGGTTACGAGATACTAGGGAAAACTTCTTCCAACGTCTTCTTCGTCATTCTGGGGAAAAAACTCTTGACTTTCTGGGTGCTGCTCAGGAAGTTCTTTGTGAGTGGCTGTTTATGAGGGGACTCAGTGTTTCATTGTTAGACCTTTGTCTTACATCTGATCCACAATCTCAGAACAATATCATGGATGATATCTCTTCAGGTCTGCAAGAAGCAGAAGAGCTGTCATTCATCAGCTCTTTAATGGTGGATTGCAACCAAAAGTTTCTCATCGAGAGCTCCGAGGACAGTGGGAAGATTTTGGATTTTCAGAAGGAACGCATGCATGTTGCACAGCAGAAATCTGAAGCATTTAGCCAAGCTTCTATTTCTGCTTTGAAGAAAGTCTTTAGAGACATACAGAATCTTGTCTATCACTATGTAGATGATAACAATTCATTCATCGGTATGCTGAAGGCTGGTAGCAAGGGTAATCTGCAAAAACTAGTACAGCATAGCATGTGCCTGGGATTACAACATTCATTGGTTCCATTGTCTTTTCCAATACCTTGTCATCTGTCTTGTTCTGCATGGAACGACCAGAAGAGACATGCTGACGTAACTGAATTGCATGGTGCCAAGGAATTGTCGCACTCGTACTTCCCGTTTACTGTGGTTGCTAATTCTTTTCTGTCAGGCTTAAATCCCTTAGAATGTTTTGTACTTTCTTTGACAACCCGTGATAGTTCTTTCAGTGGTCATGCTGATGTTTCCGGGACTTTAACTAGAAAGCTTATGTTTTTCATGCGCGATGTAGTCTCTGCATATGATGGAACGGTCAGAAATTGTTATGGGAGTCAAATTGTTCAGTTTTCTTATTGCACAGAAGATGCTACTATGGCCCCCAATGATGTCCTTGGTGCCTCAAATGTTGGGGTAGGTGGACATCCTGTTGGTTCATTGGCTGCTTGCGCCATTTCAGAGGCTGCATACAGTGCTTTAGATCAGCCTGTCAGTGCATTAGGGCCATCACCATTGCTAGCAATAAAG AAAGTTTTTGAATGTGGAGTAAAGAAGAGTCGTGGCAATAAAAGTGCATCACTATTTTTGTCGAGAAGACTTGGAAGATGGGTGAATGGTTTTGAATATGGAGCTCTAGAAGTCAAGAATCATTTGGAAAGACTGTATTTCTCGGACATAGTTTCAGAAGTTAGAATATG TCTCTCCCTGCAGACAAATTGCAGCACTAATGCTAGTCCATGGGTTTGCCATTTTCTTATAAATAAG GAAATTGTCGAAAAGAGACGGGTAAGATTGCATTCTGTTATGGATGCTCTTTATATGCAATGTTACGCTGTTGAAGCAAAACCAAAAGCAAATCTACCCAACTTGCGGATAGTTTGTAA GGAGTGTTCTGATGCTGTTGCTCACTCAAAAAGTAACTCCAGAATCTGCATCTCAGTTTCATTGAgtgaaagaaacaaaaaaaagtcGCATGCAATAGatgaaaaaaacaagaaaaaatcgGACTTGGAAATTCTTCGTGAATTGTTGGTCCCAATGCTTCTTCAAACAGTTGTAAAAG GTTTTCTCGACATCAAGAAGGTTGATATTTTATGGAAAGATGAATCCAATCATCCCAAAGGCTCTTCAGGAGAAATTTTTTTGCGAGTTTCCATGTCTGAAAAGTGTGACAAAACTAAATTCTGGAGCGTCCTAACGAACCATTCCCTTCGGATAAGAAATATAATTGACTGGGACCGGAGTCATCCGGATGACTTCCTTGATTACAGTGACGCCTATGGCATAGACATCGCATGGCAGTATTTTGTCAAT AGTTTGAATTCTGCCATCAGTGACACCGACAAGTCCATCCTTCCTGAGCATCTGATTGTCACTGCCAATTGCCTGTCATCGACTGGAAATTTTTTGCCCATAAACGCGAAAGGGTTAGCCCAGCAAAGGAAGGAAGCTAATGTTTATTCACCATTAACCCAAGCCTTCTTCTCG AATCCTAGTgaatgctttattaaagcagCCAAGATGGGACAAGTGGATCGGCTACAAGGAAGCATTGATGCATTGTCATGGGGACAAACTCCATTGATTGGGACTGGTTGTCAATTTGATGTTGTATATAATGGCAAG GGACACGAACTTTCAGAACCTGCTGATGTCTACGGTCTATTGAGGGCCAATCTTGAAAGTGTCAACAAAAATGAGAAAATCAAGCTGCCAGTCAAGCACGTGACTGAGGAATCTAATGTTCAGCGCCAATATTTTAGCACAAAACTGCATAGGAGTTTGCCGAATGGAAAGTTATCAGCACATTTCTCTGTGCATGAAATACAGAAAATTTCGCGATCATTGAAGCGTATGCTGCAGGA GTATGCTATGGACTGCCAGTTGAGTGGAGAGGACAAGTTTACAGCTCTGAGGGCTCTACAGTTTCATCCACGATGGAAAGAGAAGATTGGAGCGGGTGCTATGGAGATAAAG GTTGGTCGTCATCCAAAACATGAAGAATCCCGCTGCTTTGTATTGGTCCGCACAGATGGAACGGTGGAGGATTTCTCGTATCACAAATGCGTGCACCATGCTCTGAAACTAATTGCTCCTCAGAAGGCCAAGGCCTATGGCTCGAAATGGCTAAATGGAAAAACGTAA
- the LOC140984530 gene encoding DNA-directed RNA polymerase IV subunit 1-like isoform X1: MDSDSYMDPQVTSGCLRGIIFNILSEEDAGKISTMVVGTVHEVSDPALGVPNRHNSECLTCGSKLAKECEGHFGLINFPFTILNPYFMSEIAQILNKICPGCKFFRHDKVKKNDFATSHQQPDKCKYCAKSSKGIYPKMVFKVSSKDVFAKTAIIAEVNEKLGNTSCFEGLPFDYWDIIPKDSTHEQVLQPNRRVLSPAQIYSMLKDVRPRILEALLKRKNSIFLNFLLVTPNSHRVREFGQHITQDETTAMYRKLIDFRGTPNELSARVLDRYKISKLRSEKLSTRQQIYAELSSRNDSAADFSGLKHVKELLLGKRTDHSFRLVVVGDPRIKVDEIGVPIQIAENVLIKDHINLRNWDKLEPGCDLRFFLKGELSVIRNNTLKCIRSKELLQVGDTVSRPLMDGDIILINRPPSIHQHSLIALSVKVLPINSVLSINPLICSPLRGDFDGDCLHGYAPQSVESRVELTELVALNKQLVNGQSGQNLLSLSHDSLSAAYLILEDGVLLSKHEMQQLQMSCSCLPQLPAIVKTSSDTSFWTGKQLFSLLLPTDFEFDFASDGVHVSQGELVTSSHGSSWLRDTRENFFQRLLRHSGEKTLDFLGAAQEVLCEWLFMRGLSVSLLDLCLTSDPQSQNNIMDDISSGLQEAEELSFISSLMVDCNQKFLIESSEDSGKILDFQKERMHVAQQKSEAFSQASISALKKVFRDIQNLVYHYVDDNNSFIGMLKAGSKGNLQKLVQHSMCLGLQHSLVPLSFPIPCHLSCSAWNDQKRHADVTELHGAKELSHSYFPFTVVANSFLSGLNPLECFVLSLTTRDSSFSGHADVSGTLTRKLMFFMRDVVSAYDGTVRNCYGSQIVQFSYCTEDATMAPNDVLGASNVGVGGHPVGSLAACAISEAAYSALDQPVSALGPSPLLAIKKVFECGVKKSRGNKSASLFLSRRLGRWVNGFEYGALEVKNHLERLYFSDIVSEVRICLSLQTNCSTNASPWVCHFLINKEIVEKRRVRLHSVMDALYMQCYAVEAKPKANLPNLRIVCKECSDAVAHSKSNSRICISVSLSERNKKKSHAIDEKNKKKSDLEILRELLVPMLLQTVVKGFLDIKKVDILWKDESNHPKGSSGEIFLRVSMSEKCDKTKFWSVLTNHSLRIRNIIDWDRSHPDDFLDYSDAYGIDIAWQYFVNSLNSAISDTDKSILPEHLIVTANCLSSTGNFLPINAKGLAQQRKEANVYSPLTQAFFSNPSECFIKAAKMGQVDRLQGSIDALSWGQTPLIGTGCQFDVVYNGKGHELSEPADVYGLLRANLESVNKNEKIKLPVKHVTEESNVQRQYFSTKLHRSLPNGKLSAHFSVHEIQKISRSLKRMLQEYAMDCQLSGEDKFTALRALQFHPRWKEKIGAGAMEIKVGRHPKHEESRCFVLVRTDGTVEDFSYHKCVHHALKLIAPQKAKAYGSKWLNGKT, from the exons AAAAATGATTTTGCAACGAGTCATCAACAACCAGACAAATGCAAATATTGTGCT AAAAGCTCAAAAGGAATTTATCCAAAAATGGTATTTAAAGTATCCTCCAAGGATGTGTTTGCAAAAACTGCAATTATCGCCGAAGTGAATGAAAAACTGGGGAATACGAGCTGTTTCGAGGGTCTGCCTTTCGATTACTGGGATATCATCCCTAAAGATTCAACCCATGAACAAGTCTTGCAACCGAACAGAAGGGTTCTATCACCCGCCCAG ATTTATAGTATGTTGAAAGATGTTCGCCCAAGGATCCTTGAAGCACTTCTCAAAAGgaaaaattcaatctttctCAACTTCTTACTTGTCACTCCAAATAGCCATCGCGTGAGAGAATTTGGGCAGCACATAACTCAG GATGAAACTACAGCTATGTACAGAAAGCTTATAGATTTTAGAGGCACACCCAATGAATTAAGTGCTCGTGTTCTTGACCGTTATAAAATTTCCAAG TTACGCTCTGAAAAATTGTCAACTAGACAACAAATATATGCTGAATTATCATCCAGAAATGATTCTGCAGCCGATTTTTCTgggttaaaacatgtaaaagaGTTATTACTTGGAAAAAGAACAGATCATTCTTTCCGATTGGTGGTTGTAGGTGATCCTAGGATTAAAGTGGATGAAATCGGTGTACCAATTCAAATTGCAGAAAATGTACTGATCAAGGACCATATAAATCTGCGGAACTGGGACAAGCTAGAACCTGGCTGTGACTTGAGGTTTTTTCTAAAAGGAGAATTGTCTGTAATCAGAAACAATACACTAAAGTGCATCAGATCTAAGGAACTGTTGCAGGTCGGAGATACTGTTAGCAGGCCTTTAATGGATGGAGATATTATATTGATTAATAGGCCTCCATCAATCCACCAGCACTCTCTTATTGCATTATCTGTCAAAGTACTTCCAATTAACTCTGTTCTCTCCATTAACCCTCTTATATGTTCTCCACTTCGAGGTGATTTTGATGGAGATTGTCTTCATGGTTATGCCCCGCAATCAGTGGAGTCTAGAGTTGAGCTTACCGAGCTTGTGGCTTTGAACAAACAGCTGGTGAACGGACAGAGTGGTCAGAACCTCTTGTCACTAAGTCATGATAGTTTGTCTGCTGCTTATTTGATCTTGGAAGATGGAGTTCTCTTGAGTAAGCATGAAATGCAGCAGCTACAAATGTCCTGTTCTTGTCTGCCACAGTTGCCAGCTATCGTCAAGACTTCATCAGACACTAGTTTTTGGACTGGAAAACAGCTGTTTAGCCTGCTTTTGCCAACAGATTTTGAGTTTGATTTTGCATCTGATGGTGTACATGTTAGTCAAGGAGAGCTTGTAACATCCTCCCATGGATCATCTTGGTTACGAGATACTAGGGAAAACTTCTTCCAACGTCTTCTTCGTCATTCTGGGGAAAAAACTCTTGACTTTCTGGGTGCTGCTCAGGAAGTTCTTTGTGAGTGGCTGTTTATGAGGGGACTCAGTGTTTCATTGTTAGACCTTTGTCTTACATCTGATCCACAATCTCAGAACAATATCATGGATGATATCTCTTCAGGTCTGCAAGAAGCAGAAGAGCTGTCATTCATCAGCTCTTTAATGGTGGATTGCAACCAAAAGTTTCTCATCGAGAGCTCCGAGGACAGTGGGAAGATTTTGGATTTTCAGAAGGAACGCATGCATGTTGCACAGCAGAAATCTGAAGCATTTAGCCAAGCTTCTATTTCTGCTTTGAAGAAAGTCTTTAGAGACATACAGAATCTTGTCTATCACTATGTAGATGATAACAATTCATTCATCGGTATGCTGAAGGCTGGTAGCAAGGGTAATCTGCAAAAACTAGTACAGCATAGCATGTGCCTGGGATTACAACATTCATTGGTTCCATTGTCTTTTCCAATACCTTGTCATCTGTCTTGTTCTGCATGGAACGACCAGAAGAGACATGCTGACGTAACTGAATTGCATGGTGCCAAGGAATTGTCGCACTCGTACTTCCCGTTTACTGTGGTTGCTAATTCTTTTCTGTCAGGCTTAAATCCCTTAGAATGTTTTGTACTTTCTTTGACAACCCGTGATAGTTCTTTCAGTGGTCATGCTGATGTTTCCGGGACTTTAACTAGAAAGCTTATGTTTTTCATGCGCGATGTAGTCTCTGCATATGATGGAACGGTCAGAAATTGTTATGGGAGTCAAATTGTTCAGTTTTCTTATTGCACAGAAGATGCTACTATGGCCCCCAATGATGTCCTTGGTGCCTCAAATGTTGGGGTAGGTGGACATCCTGTTGGTTCATTGGCTGCTTGCGCCATTTCAGAGGCTGCATACAGTGCTTTAGATCAGCCTGTCAGTGCATTAGGGCCATCACCATTGCTAGCAATAAAG AAAGTTTTTGAATGTGGAGTAAAGAAGAGTCGTGGCAATAAAAGTGCATCACTATTTTTGTCGAGAAGACTTGGAAGATGGGTGAATGGTTTTGAATATGGAGCTCTAGAAGTCAAGAATCATTTGGAAAGACTGTATTTCTCGGACATAGTTTCAGAAGTTAGAATATG TCTCTCCCTGCAGACAAATTGCAGCACTAATGCTAGTCCATGGGTTTGCCATTTTCTTATAAATAAG GAAATTGTCGAAAAGAGACGGGTAAGATTGCATTCTGTTATGGATGCTCTTTATATGCAATGTTACGCTGTTGAAGCAAAACCAAAAGCAAATCTACCCAACTTGCGGATAGTTTGTAA GGAGTGTTCTGATGCTGTTGCTCACTCAAAAAGTAACTCCAGAATCTGCATCTCAGTTTCATTGAgtgaaagaaacaaaaaaaagtcGCATGCAATAGatgaaaaaaacaagaaaaaatcgGACTTGGAAATTCTTCGTGAATTGTTGGTCCCAATGCTTCTTCAAACAGTTGTAAAAG GTTTTCTCGACATCAAGAAGGTTGATATTTTATGGAAAGATGAATCCAATCATCCCAAAGGCTCTTCAGGAGAAATTTTTTTGCGAGTTTCCATGTCTGAAAAGTGTGACAAAACTAAATTCTGGAGCGTCCTAACGAACCATTCCCTTCGGATAAGAAATATAATTGACTGGGACCGGAGTCATCCGGATGACTTCCTTGATTACAGTGACGCCTATGGCATAGACATCGCATGGCAGTATTTTGTCAAT AGTTTGAATTCTGCCATCAGTGACACCGACAAGTCCATCCTTCCTGAGCATCTGATTGTCACTGCCAATTGCCTGTCATCGACTGGAAATTTTTTGCCCATAAACGCGAAAGGGTTAGCCCAGCAAAGGAAGGAAGCTAATGTTTATTCACCATTAACCCAAGCCTTCTTCTCG AATCCTAGTgaatgctttattaaagcagCCAAGATGGGACAAGTGGATCGGCTACAAGGAAGCATTGATGCATTGTCATGGGGACAAACTCCATTGATTGGGACTGGTTGTCAATTTGATGTTGTATATAATGGCAAG GGACACGAACTTTCAGAACCTGCTGATGTCTACGGTCTATTGAGGGCCAATCTTGAAAGTGTCAACAAAAATGAGAAAATCAAGCTGCCAGTCAAGCACGTGACTGAGGAATCTAATGTTCAGCGCCAATATTTTAGCACAAAACTGCATAGGAGTTTGCCGAATGGAAAGTTATCAGCACATTTCTCTGTGCATGAAATACAGAAAATTTCGCGATCATTGAAGCGTATGCTGCAGGA GTATGCTATGGACTGCCAGTTGAGTGGAGAGGACAAGTTTACAGCTCTGAGGGCTCTACAGTTTCATCCACGATGGAAAGAGAAGATTGGAGCGGGTGCTATGGAGATAAAG GTTGGTCGTCATCCAAAACATGAAGAATCCCGCTGCTTTGTATTGGTCCGCACAGATGGAACGGTGGAGGATTTCTCGTATCACAAATGCGTGCACCATGCTCTGAAACTAATTGCTCCTCAGAAGGCCAAGGCCTATGGCTCGAAATGGCTAAATGGAAAAACGTAA